The genomic window AGAGATTCGACCCGGGAGGAACTGGTCCGCGCtttgcggcggcggcgacgagtcGTGCCCGCGTCAGCAGTGAGGTGGGTGTTCTCTGGTCTGGTGCCGGCACGGCGGACACGAATCTCGGCGCGCTCGATGTGGAAGAGGCCGGCTGTTCTTTCGCGGCTCGGCGAGCTCGCGGTCGCAATAGGCGCTGAACCGCTGGTAGCCGCTACGCTACGGGTGCGCTGGCAAAAGCGGAAGTTTCGTTTCGTTTGTCTGAGTGGTGTGTACATCTTTGCCCACGTTTGACTGACCATCTTGTAGCACCAACTACTCGTGCTTCTCACCGGTCGCCACTCTATGTACTACATCTGCAGCCTCTTTTTTTTTAACTCATCAAGCCTGTCAACAGATAAGTGAGGAAGAGACAAAGACAGAATTTATATCTGTAGCAGCAGAGTCACCACATTCATCTTGAGCTAGAGCGTTGGCATCCTCATGGGTTACAGACTCGCCTTCTTCAGGCTTGATTCCTCTTTGAGTCTTCTGGAGGTGTAGAATTAAGTTCTAGCAAAACATTTGCTGCCATGAGATGAATTGCAGATCCACCACCCCATTTCACACCTATAGAACTAGAGGGAGGTCAACTGGTGGAGGGTGATCATGCTTGAGGAGCTCACTTAAAGAGCAACTCCAGCAGTGGCACCTAAATCAGGCCCCCAAATCTGATTTGGGTGTTGCCCTCCACTTTTGTTGGCTCAGTTTTACGCTTCTACTCCAACAGCAGCACCTAAATTTGGCCCCACAAATTTATTCTGGTATAGAATGACAGATATGACCCACTCGTCATtgtctctttcttcttcctcctctgtacAGGGATAGAAGATGGATTCGACTGCAGCAGCGGCCTGAGCCCTTGCGCCGGAGGACCGAGGCCGCTCGCGTGCGGCGGAGGGCCGGAGCCACACCCGTGCAGCAGTCGGTGGAGGCCCGAGGAAAGCCGCGGTCGCTGCCGGAGCTCGCGTCTACCCCGCGAAGGGAAGTCACGATCGTCGCCGGAGCTCGCGTTCGCCCCGTCGTGGGAAGCTGCCGGAGCTTGCGTCCGCCCCGCCGAGGGAAGCCGCCGGAGCTCGCGTCTGCCCTGTCGATGGAATCCGCCGTGGAGTCGCGGTCGCCCGCGGAATAGGTGGAGCCGCCAGGGAAGTCGCGGGGTGGAGGAGTCGCAACCGTCGGAGGAAGCCGCGGGGGTTGGAGATACGCACGGGAGGATTTGGGGGCTTAGCCTAGACCCAACGAGAATGGGGTCTGGAGCAAGGATTTGGGTGTCCACACAAATTTTGAGGTCCTAGTAGAGGCCCTGCTAGAGCACGTTTTTTGTCCTGGGATCTAATATTTAGCTATGGGGCTCAAGTAAGGGCCCTGCTAGAGTTGCTCTAGTGATCACATCTAGGGAGCTCTACTGTCCGTACAAATCTAGTGAGGCTAGGTGGCCAACGCAGGGGAGCTGGGCTCACGAGCAAGTGGTGTGATATGAAGAAATGGATCACGCGCTGCAGTGATGGCTTCTTGGCATCGGCAACGAGATGCTCCGCAGGAAAGATAAATTTGAAATTACCGGTGTACGTAGTCTCTTcgtgtatttttttttaaaaaaaattgtggtGGTGTGCTCATTGTCACCTGCAAAACCACAAGTTGCTTGTGATTAACTTCAGTGGCAGAGGGACAGAGTGACACAACCCACAAGTAAATCACGTTAGGATTGGGTCATGGTTTTCGACCCATTGACTCGACCGACCCAAAAAAAATCAACCCAAAGTACAAGAACTCGGAAAAATTAGTCTGACCCAATCCAACCTGCCAGTGTGTCCTGTTAGACTCACGCCAAAGATTTTGACTCGTCAGTTTTTCCAACCCCGTGTTTGATCAAGTCCAATCCACACTTTACCTTAATCTCTGCTAAAAATCACATAACGACTTATTATAAATTGGAATGGGAAACTCACTCCATGCGTCCCACTATATATCAAGACGTGCACGATTCAACATGTACGGGAGAGAAACAAACGTGGACACCCCGCGTGAACGCTGCACGACGTCGGGCGCCAAACTCGCGCTCCACACGTGCACGATCTCATATTCTAATTGCTACTGACACACTCAGTCAACTAACTGAACGAGAGAATAGGTGCCGAACAAGGCATGAAGTAATTCAACAAATAGATATCTTCACGCCATGGTCCTTTCTTCTTCCCAGAGTTTAATTACTTGGGAGCTTCCACAGAACCTTTCTGCTCCTTGATATACTTTGTGATGGCCTTAGCAATAGTAGCTAACCCATCGGTACTGAACACAGGGGGGGGGTGTTTGCATGCTCATCATCGACTTCGTATTCCATTGTTGATCTTATGATGGATGTCTTCTCTTCTTTCCCCATAATCTCGATTCGAACCATGTATTTCTGAAAGCCATGATCTAGAACGCCTCCTTCAGTAACTATTGTCTCCTTGATGTAGTTTTCATTGTCAACCTTGATGCACTTTTCTTTGAAAGTTTCTGATCCAGGAGTTCCTAGCAACATGAATCACAAGAAAAGTAGGCAAAATTACTTGGAGCTGAGACAGCATCATCGTACCTCAAAGAAGCACATGTTTTCAGTTTCAGGTTCTAACCTGGAGGGAAGGTAATAAGGAGGACTGATCCAGCACGGCCATCTCCCTCTAAAAGTTCAACATTTGAGACCTCTTCAGGAAGCAGTTAGGGCATCAAATTCCCAAAAAGGAGAGTTCCATAGACCCCCCACACGTCGGCAGCGGGGAGCCCGGTCTCAAACTCATGGCAAATGCCGCCTTTCATCGCTTTGAGCTCTGTAGACATGCTAAGGTATACACAAAGACTTTCTTCTGTGGAACTTGCACTTGCAGGCAGGAGGAAAATGAGATTTTATAGCCGATCGCGATCTTGAAATGTCTGCGACACCCGAGGAATGTGAGAAGTCAGAAGAGTGTCAGCAGAGAACTCTAGTTTAATAAACTTAGCCATATGGTATTGTCAACCATACGCTGCCATTTTGGACTAATTGGCTTTGACCTGAACATCTTGCAAGAAAAACTTGGGCTAGCTGTTATTTTTTTCAGAACAAGAACTTATATTAATCTAACATCAGCATTACAGTCATGCTGGATACATGCTGGCCTGACTGCAGATCCCACAAAATGCAATGGAAGGATCAAATGGCAATCATTTGTTCATTACCATATTCTATTTGTTTATTGGTAGATACAATCTTCACTAATCAAACATATACACGATATCATCCTTTCTTGGGAGCTTACTCAGGACCCTTCTTCTGCTTGATATATTCTGTGATGGCCTTAGCAATAGTAGCTAAACCACTCGTACTGACTACAGGAGGGTTGCTCGCATGCTCTGGATCAACTTCATATTCAATAGTCGATCTTATGGTGGCTGTCTTCTGTTCTTTTCCTATAATCTCGGTTCGTACCAAATATTTCTTAAAGCCATGATCGAGAAAGCTTCCTTCAGTTACTAGGACCTCCTTGATGCAGTTTTCATTATCGACCTTGATGAACTCTTCTTTGAAAGCTTCTGATCCAGGAGTTCCTACCAACATGAAT from Miscanthus floridulus cultivar M001 chromosome 11, ASM1932011v1, whole genome shotgun sequence includes these protein-coding regions:
- the LOC136491130 gene encoding norbelladine synthase-like isoform X1 — its product is MATTELTKAMKGSLSHEFETGLPAADVWEVYGGLLVGDLIPQLLPQVFSKVELVEGDGGVGTVLLVTFPPGTPGSEAFKEEFIKVDNENCIKEVLVTEGSFLDHGFKKYLVRTEIIGKEQKTATIRSTIEYEVDPEHASNPPVVSTSGLATIAKAITEYIKQKKGPE
- the LOC136491130 gene encoding norbelladine synthase-like isoform X2, which gives rise to MKGSLSHEFETGLPAADVWEVYGGLLVGDLIPQLLPQVFSKVELVEGDGGVGTVLLVTFPPGTPGSEAFKEEFIKVDNENCIKEVLVTEGSFLDHGFKKYLVRTEIIGKEQKTATIRSTIEYEVDPEHASNPPVVSTSGLATIAKAITEYIKQKKGPE